The DNA window TATCTCTTCTCTTttatctggactgattccagagtggcaatatcttttttgcaaagtggtgaccaaacttgtacaTGATATTCTAGAGGTCTTACTAGTCAACTGTACAATTTAATATAACATTCCCTGATTTGAAATCCACTCATTTAACTATATATCATAACATGCtgttaatcttttttatttcttccccaTGTTACCAATAACATGTAAATTACAGTAATTGCCAATATAAACACCCAAGTCTTTTTCATGTCTTTGGGCTCAGTGTTTCCATTATACATGAGGTAAATTATACACCCTGCACATTATCATCTGTCTTGAAAAGCACCTTGTGGTGCTTCTCATGTTACTTTGTAGGTGCCCATTCTTAAGGTAATACCTTGTCTATTGATGCTTCTGAATTAGATACTTTTTAACGGAAATGTTAGAATGACAGTGTTTAAGGCcactatttaatttaattgaaagtAAATTAAACTAACTGTTCTGATAGGCTTTTCCGACTTTGTAGTTCTGGAACAGCAAAAAGATTTCATGGCAATACTGATCCCTGTCACAAGTATTAACAACAATGTGAAATTGCTGTGCATGACAGTATTATCACTTTTTATTGCTAGTGGTTGATATGGGTTCTCATAAGCCACATATGAAGAACGTGAAAATCTAGTTTGAATCAGAATAAAAGGGAAATTCAGagtgattttgttttgattttttaattatctgTATTTAATATACTAAGACACTGATAACTAACTAGCCAGATTATTCATTCCTCAACTATGTGTATAATGTTCTGGGATGTTTTAGCTGCTGAGAGACCAGAATACCAAAGAAGGTTTGAATCTCCTCAAGTTCCCCTGCCTACGTAGAGCTGACATTCCTGTGTTTTATCAGGGGCAGGAGCACAAGTGTTTGGGCATCTGTTCCACTCCACTTCTAAAATAGCAACCCCTTGTCAGGCCTTACAAAGGAATGGTCTTTTATGGGATAGTCAGCAGGAGTGGGTCTAGATGCGGGGACAAGCCCTCAGGTTAAAAAATAGAAACGTTTGTGTGTTTTAGTGCCCCCAGCAAGTTCTGCTTCAGAGAACCGTCACATGCTCACTACAGGCCCTTTAAATTCTGAGGTCTACAGCACACATCTGCTCTTCACTAGCAGCTAGACATCCAGTAAAACCTCCTTCTACTcagcctctctgtccctctcttgcTCAGGGTGCACGACTGACCATGTCTGATACAGAAGACATTGTAGAAGAGtacgaggaggaagaggaatgcgaggaagaagaagaagccttggaagaggaggaagagggggcAGAGGAGGAAGAACTGGAGGAAacagaagaagaggaagaggttgAAGGCACTGAGGAAAACGTGGAGGAGGAAGTCCCAGAAGGCAACGCAGCAGAGAATCCTGTGCCAGAGGAAGGAACAAAACTGAAGCCCAAGACTTATTTGACTGGTATCACTCCTCCAAAGATCCCTGATGGTGAAAAAGTGGACTTTGATGACTTCCACAGGAAAAGACTGGAAAAGGATTTCAATGAGCTCCAGTCCCTGATCGAGATGCACTTTGAGAGCAGGCAGAAAGAGGAGGACGAGCTGGTGGCACTGAAACTGAGGATTGAGCGCCGTCGGTCCGAGAGAGCCGAGCAGCTGCGCATccgtacagagagagagaaggagcgccAAACCCGGATGACTGAGGAGAAACTCCgcaaagaggaggaggaggccagGAGGAAGGCTGAGGAAGACGCCAAGAAAAAGAAAGCTTTCTCCAACATGTCTTTCGGGGGCTACCTTCAAAAAGTAGAGAAGAAGGCCGGGAAAAAGCtaacagagagagaaaagaagacaaaaatCCTCAAAGAGAGGCGCAGACCGTTAAACATTGACCACCTAAATCAAGAAAAACTTGCCGAAAAGGCTAAGGAACTGTGGCAGTGGATGTACCAGCTGCAAATAGAGAAGTTTGACCTGAAGGAAAATCTGAAGAAGCAGAAATATGAAATTTCCCTGTTGAGGAATCGGGTATCTGACCACCAGAAAGTTAAAAGCACTAAGGGTGCCAGAGGGGGGAAGGGCAAAATGGGTGGCCAGTGGAAGTGACCGCAGAATCACAGAACGTGCGGCCAAGAAACAAAATTTACTGATCAGTTTTGTCCTGGATTTGTTAACTCTCGAAATTAGTACATCCACTTCTTACTTCTAAGTCATTGTCAGAACAAGCTGTGCAAATTTGGCAAATGAGCTGTATGTAACATCAATTAATCTCTTCATATTTTACTTAACTGGCAAGAATGTTTTTGGTTGTATTTTTGTCTACAAAACCCATAATGATAAATGGAAAGCAAACCCGTCAAAATCAATGGTGTCCTCCATGAAAATATGTAAGTCTTGTGACCAGTAATGAccacagttttaaaattaaatgttttgtacTCGTTGTCTTTTATGAACCCTCTTCCTTTAGGATACAGGGAAGGCAGTGAAACAGCAGACATTTatcaattgtttgtttttttttcttctctagaAAAAGCTTTACGCTGGAGGAAAATCTTAAGTACTTGTCTCTTGAAAGTGACATGATGTGACATGTAATTGGTTTTCTCATGTCTCCTTGGCTCTGCCTCCTGAAGTACCACTTTTGGTGTGTTTGCCCTTCAAGTAAGATATTGTCATTTTACGTTCTGTATCTGTCAAAAAAATGGAACATTATTAAAAGTTAACCGTTCCCATTGACAACATCAGCCTTTCCAATTTTTAAATTCATGTTTGAGTGTATTTCTTAGATTTTCTCCTGCCCTTATCATcgtcaaatcattatttttattattaattataatatctTGGTGAAGTGATACCTTTGTCTGATATGATGACCAAGCCAAGGCAGAGCTCTGAAAGGACACAGCAATGTAACAAAGAATCAGAATGttataaaatgaatataaaataaataaaatgaaaagatgaTGTGGTCTGCATGTATAGTAAAGTAGATGACTGTTTATCATTCAGTTCTACCATGTAAAAAGGTAAAAGGGAAAGGGAAATGTGTAgagtgaggtttttttttctgttgacttTAGAAGCAGTTAAAAGTGTTTGTCTCTAACCTCCACAGCCATCACATTTCAGAACCGACTGCCACACTGTCAGGCAAGATAAGAATTATCATGTGAAATCACTGCGGAAGACTGCAGCTCAAGACTTGAATgataacaaaataatgtttttaaatcaaGTTATGAATGTGTGAAATGCAAACACATTAACTGAAAAGTAGGCAGCACACTTTCTTATTTCAGAAGACTTCACATAAAAACTACTTTGCGAAATGAAAATGGTTGAACCATTAAAcagtctctttaaaaaaaaatggtgttTAAGCAGCTGCTTTGTTGTGTCTTTGTAAATTTTATGATGTTTGGTACCTGAAATATTAAGATTATACAGAGTCCCAGGCACACCCTAAGAACAAACAGCCCTGCAGTCCTGCTCAATGCAGATCAAGAACAAATTGAAGAGGTGTTTGTGTTTCTATTCTTATCCAATAAGTGCTCAGTCTGACACACAGTTGCTGTAAAACCTAACCTGACCATTCAGACATCGGGCTCAAAGTGGGGTCTGTTCTAGACTGTagggcagtccatcacagggtgcaCATACACGAACATCCTTAAGACACCAATTAATCTAGGCAGCATTTGATCTGTAAGAAGtagcagaagcagctggaaaaAATCCACATCATTGCAGggggaacacgcagactccacacagaaggcaccccaGATCCAAGAGCTGTGTGCTAGCAGCTCACACCACCCCATCACACTGCTGGCTTCTACTACTACCGACTGCTTGTTTAGCAGATACCCTTATCCAGGGTGAAATTTACATTAGACTTTAGAACCAGGTGGCTAATAGCATTGCAGAAAGGCAGTGAACTGTCAGAATCTCACCCAGAGGAGAGTGAGACAGCACAAATCAGGCAAACAGCAAACACTGCTCTGAGCCAGGTGAGATTCATGCAGCGTTAGTGCTGGCTCTTGGGACACAGCACAATAGGACCCGCATACCTGGTCCAGCTGTGATTAAATGAACATTGATGCCCatcactttttttctgcttttgattGATGAACTGCTATCCAAAGGGATAACATGTGTTGCTTTTCCTTGGGAAAAGGAATCTTATTTCTGCCAGATGCTGTGCATTTCCTGTACCCTGAGAGCAATTACTTGTTTCTGTATCTGGCTTGCTCTGTGTGGAGGGTAGAAGCAGTAAAGCTTCAGAACAAGTAATTCTGaattccagcagccatatcaccctgcaactcacaactggcagcccactgaagctaagcaggtgtgagcctggtcagtacctggatgggagacctcctggggaaaactaagattgttgctggaagaagtgttagtgggaccagcagggtccatgtgggtcctaatgccccagtatggtgacagggacactatactgtaaacaggcaccgtccttcggatgagatgtaaaaccaaggtcctgactcctgactgtggtcattaaaaatcccagggcgtttctcgaaaagagtaggggtgtaaccccggcgtcctggccaaattccccattggcccttaccaatcatggcctcctaatcatccccatctatgaattggcttcattactctgctctcctccccaccgagagctgatgtgtggtgagcgttctggtgcactatggctgccgtcgcatcatccaggtggggctgcagattggtggtggtggaggggagttcacattacctgtaaagcgctttgagtggagtgtccagaaaagcactatataagggtaagcaattattattattattattattattaacagtaacaaaaaataactacTTAGAAATAGTCTGAAATAGTCCAGTAATTCAAATTCTGTATTGCAACAATTTAACAGCAAATATAAACAAAAGAGTCAGATTTTTTTATACTTTACAAATTCTCATTTTATAGTACTTTACATTTTGGAGTTTCACGTAACTAATCATAGTAGTTAAAAAcagaggatatacagtatttacgaTGGTTCAGTAAATATTGAACTTTGTCCATGAACAAGGATATTCACTCCATTTTCTTCTGTAACATGAACAATCATATTGTTAGGCCTTTTTTTATACTTTAGTATAATATTCAATCAGTCCAttaatacacacatacagtatagtctaAAGCTTATTCCATCTCAGTCAGAGGGAAGTTCAACCACAATGAAGAGACCCAAGGGTAGGTGATGGGAAAAATAAAGGGAGAGGAAAACACAAACAATGGAATTACAGCGAGACCTGACAAGGTCTTGGATTGGGTGGACACTTCCATCTAATCTAACACTGATAAATACAAAGTGATTTATGCAGGATGTAGAAATGTGTGGGTGATTCAGAACTGCCGGAATCTAAACATGTGAAACATCTGGGTGTTGCTGTGGATTCTACCATGTTGTCAATAAGACAAtttggggaagcaataaaaaaagagaagtgaATGGGTATATAGATACGTGTGAGCAATTGAAACATTGATGTGATGCTCAAGCTTTTCTATGCACTAATAAGACCTgagttgttattattgttattgaatTCAGCTTTCGTTATCTTACTGAACAAAGCATATCAAACCTCTAGAAAACGATTCACGACCTCTCATATTCAGGCTTGATAAAGGTACTAAATCTCTTCACTCTTGGAAATTGGAAATTGCTAAGCTTTGAACCAACTATATAGAATCCCAGAGGGCATCCAACTGGCTCATCCAATACAGGAGCACAGTCAAGCACAGGTTCAGCTTTATGATCATGGGTCCCAGCCTGAGTCATGTCACTGGCCCGCTGAATCTCTCTGCATGTCCTGTGGCTACCGGGCACTGGCAGACGTGTGGTGCTGTCAGCGAGGGACATGCCTCTCCTCCAGCCCAGGCCTTTTCCTCCAGAATGGGGCCACGCTGCCTGTGATGTGGTAAAAGATGAGTGGGTTGAAAGAGGGAGGGTCAGGGGAGTCTGTCTGCACTTCCTCATCCTCCCCTTGGTGTGGTCACAGGGTTCGTATCTGCGAGTCAAGGAGTGGCATCGTGGCACCTCATTCACCCACCTTGCAACTGCTGCTTTGCCAATATAGGCTCCTGGCTCCTCCAAGACCCCCCATTGGAGAAGGCAGTAAAAGGATAGATGAATGCATGGAAGGATGGGTACAACAAAAAATGAGCAATAGTTGTACTGTAGATACCCCTTGGGATATAGTGCGAGCCCAGGGAGTTCAACCACAAGAAGATCTCTTTTCACAAAGTGTTGTGGTTATCTGAAATGGGCTTGCCAACGAAGTGATTCATGGCCAAATGCTGGACTCTTTCAATAAACCCAGCAGACATTTTTGTTTCACTTATATCCTAATCTGCATAAGCAAGCGACTGGAGTCATGTGGTCTGTAGTCCACTCAATGctacagaaaccaggatgagGTGTGgcctgatgatgatgatgatgatgataataataataataatatgtattCCAGTTAAAAGTATCTTGTCATTGGCTTCTTACCTTAATTATAATACTTCTTTACACTtctatatagcacttttctgcacactccagtcaaagtgcttcacaggtaatggggatcccctccaccaccagtgtgcagccccacctggatgatgtgatgccAGCCAGAGTacgccagtacactccccacacaccacctctcagtggggaggagaacagatatATGTGAAGCAGAAATACAAGTCGGGCTAAAAGGTTCTGTTGCTACCATTGTCAGTCATGACAATTTGAtttgtgtatttctttaaaGCTCAACATTCTCTATCTACTGTTTTGTTAAGTAATAGCAAACAACAATGCAGTCTTCTTTTTAACGGACATGAAAGAATCATTTTCTCAGTCAGTAGGAAGCAGACATAAACCTGCTGGTGTCACATGACAGATATCCACAAGATTGCAAGCTGTGCACAGGAAAACATTCACACCTGTTGACCACATCCCAGGGTGCAGATAAGAGGCCTGGTTATCGTGAGAAACAACATGCTGTCAGGCATTGATTACTGGGACTTCACAAACTGCAGGCTGGGCCTGACCTCAAGGGTTTCTCAGATTACTGCATATGTTCAAAGAGCAAGGCTCAGGAATCGATACACAGCTCAGCAGGGCTGACGAACAGATCCTTCATCTTCGTTTATCCTAGTTATTCCTATTCATGTGAGGTAACACCTGGaaaattaagaaacattttttttaccgcTTTTGTCACACAATAAAGAATTGTTAGCAAAGACATCCCTGTAGAGAAGTTGTAAACAAAGACGTTTCTTTTGAACCTCCTAATTAGTTAATTAGGTATTTTATTGTCAGAAATAGAATCAATCACATAAGTTCTGGTTACAATGCTTCCCCTCAAGtaaaaaatgcataatatagGAACTCAACCAAAGACAAAGATACATACTCTATCTGAAGACTCTTCactgaaaaatcacattttagacACTAGAACATAaatgtgtaaaacaaaatgttctacTTATTTGTGGAAACGtttcttcttttgtaaaatGACAATACTCAATAAACACAt is part of the Lepisosteus oculatus isolate fLepOcu1 chromosome 7, fLepOcu1.hap2, whole genome shotgun sequence genome and encodes:
- the tnnt2c gene encoding troponin T2c, cardiac; translation: MSDTEDIVEEYEEEEECEEEEEALEEEEEGAEEEELEETEEEEEVEGTEENVEEEVPEGNAAENPVPEEGTKLKPKTYLTGITPPKIPDGEKVDFDDFHRKRLEKDFNELQSLIEMHFESRQKEEDELVALKLRIERRRSERAEQLRIRTEREKERQTRMTEEKLRKEEEEARRKAEEDAKKKKAFSNMSFGGYLQKVEKKAGKKLTEREKKTKILKERRRPLNIDHLNQEKLAEKAKELWQWMYQLQIEKFDLKENLKKQKYEISLLRNRVSDHQKVKSTKGARGGKGKMGGQWK